CCACACCTCGCCGAGCGTGGTGGACAGCGGCAGCAGGCCGCCGCCGGACTGGGTGCCGCCCAGCACCGGGAAGAACCCGACCAAGGCGATGCCCGCGGTGATCAGCACCGAGGCGATGAGGCCCCACCCGGCGAAGGCGCGGGTCGGGGCGGCCAGGGCGGAGAAGTCGTCCTGGTTGTCGCCGCTCGGTTCCGAGGCCAGGCCCGTGGAGCTGTACGACGCGTCCAGGAGCTCGTCGGCCCCGAGCGCCTCCATCAGGGACCGCCGGTGCGCCCAGACCTCCTCGCGGGAGGTCTGGAGCCGGCGGATGGTCTTGCGAGGGTTCTTGCGGGTCCGGGCCGCCACCTTGCGACCCCGGGCCAGAGCCACGGGGCGGGAGACGCCGCGGATGGTTCCGGCGAGCTGCTGGAAGCCGTACCCCGGGTCCTTCATGGCGACGGCCAGCAGGAACCGTCCGACCGAGGCGATGAGCGTCCCGAGCACCAAGAAGGGGATCTTCCACCAGCTCGTGTGCTTGAGCCGGAGGTACACCTGCGAGGTGCGGGCAGCGGCCGGGGTGCCGAGGGCGTGCGGCCGGTTCTGGACGTGGTAGACCCGGGCCTGAGGCACGAAGGCCACGTTGTTGCCGGCGAGCCAGTTGCGCCAGCAGAGGTCGACGTCGTCGCCGGTGCCGGGCAGGGCGGGGTCGAAGCCGCCCATCGCGTCCCAGACGTCGCGGCGGACCAGCATGCCCGCGGAGTTGACGGCGAAGCGGTCCCGGAGCTGGTCGTACTGCCCCTGGTCCAGCTCATCCGCCTCGATGAGCGTGAGGCGCTCGGCCCAGGTGCTCACGGCGAGACCGGCGTCCACGAGCTTGCGCTGCGAGTTCCAGTCCAGCTGTTTGGCGCCGGCGATCGTGACGTTGGATGACCGTTCCACGGCTTCGAGCAGACGCTCCAGAGCGTCGGGAGCCGGAGCGGAGTCGTCGTGCAGCAGCCACACCCACTGCTGGTCCGCGGACAGCGCTCCGGCGTCGCCGGCACGCAGCCGGTCCGCCGTCGCCAATCCGGCCTGCACGGCCGCGCCGAAGCCCAGCCGGGGGTGGCGGAACAGCGTGACGTTGTCACTGCCGAACGCATCCTCCAGCAGCCGTGCGGAGCCGTCCGAGGAGGCGGCATCGACGCCGATGCAGACATCCGCTGCACGGCTCTGCCGGGAGAGGGCGGCCAAGGTCCTGGGGAGGTAGGCACTGCCCTGGTGGGAGACCACCACGGCCGTGACCCGTGCTTGGGGGTGAATCAGACTGCTCGCTTCCTCAGTCGGCGGCGCTCCCGCTCGGACAGACCGCCCCAGATGCCGAAGCGCTCGTCATTGGCGAGGGCGTACTCCAGGCACTGCTGCCGGACGGTGCACGCGGCGCACACCTTCTTGGCATCGCGGGTGGAGCCGCCCTTCTCCGGGAAGAACGCCTCGGGGTCCGTCTGGGCGCACAGGGACTCGGCCTGCCAGCTGAGTTCGGACTCGTCGCCGACCTCCCGGCCCGGAAGGATCGTGAAGGCCGCGGCCAGTCCGCTCGGCTCGGGGCGCGCGAACAGTTCGAGCGGCGGGTCCAGCTCGTCCTCGGGCGAGGCGGGCTCCGCCTCCGCGGGCTCATGCGCCGTGAGGAAGGCGGTGGCCTGGTCCTCCAGGCTGCGGGCGGCGTCCTGCCGGAAGCGCTGTGCGCGCTCCGGATCGGCCGGGTCCAGGAACCAGTCCTCCGGCACGGTGCGGGTGGCCTGGTACGCGGCCTGGCCCGGGGTGAAGTTTTCGTCTTGGATACGCTCTGTCTGCCCCATTGCGCCTCTCCTCGATCTGAATGGCTGCCGCCGGGATGGCACGTGGGGAGCCCTGAGGCGCACCTCCGGACCATGCCTTGGCGGTCTGCAATTACTAATTACACGCGTGTAACTAGGGCGAGGTCAAGCGGGCAGGGATAATACTCAGGACACTTGCTTTTTTCCCGATGCGCCACGCCGGGAGCTGAGCGGCCGCTCGCAGGAAGGATCGAACCGCCTCATGGACCTCGTCATCAGAACGCTTCTGAAGGACTTCCGAGAGGGCTTGAGCCTCCCACCTGGGGCTCCTCGTCTGACCTGGTACGGGCCGGACGGTGAACGGGTCGAGCTGTCCGGCAAGGTGCTGGACAACTGGGTGGCCAAGACCGCGAACTTCCTTCAGGACGAACTGGACGCGGCGCCCGGCGGGAGCATCGCCCTGGACCTGCCGGGTCATTGGAAGTCATCCGTGCTGGCACTCGCCGCGTTGAACCTCGGCCTGACCGTCCGGCCCGGCACGCCGGGGAACGACGAAGAGCTCTCCGCCTCGGACCTCGTCGCCACGGCCGACGCCGGTCTGTTGGGGCGCGCCGGTGAGGTCGACACCCAGCTCGTCGCGGTCTCCCTGGGGGCGCTCGCGCCGCGCTGGCCCGGCACGCTGCCGGCCGGCGTCGTCGACTACGCGGCGGAGGTCCGCAGCCACGGCGACGTCTTCCTGCCCTGGATGGATCCGACCGGCCAGGAGATGCTGCTCGTCTCGGAGGACCAGGCGTACGACGACGCCGGGCTGGCCGCCTTCGCCACCCCCACGGAGCAGGGCGCCCGCGTGCTGGTCCACGCCGCGGACGGCCTCACCTCGGTCCTGGCCCACTCCCTGGGCGCCTGGCTGGCAGGTGGCTCCGTGGTCCTGGTCCACGAGAGCGTGCCCGTGACCGAAAGGCTGCTCGAGTCCGAACGCGTGACGTCCGGCGGCGCGCGGGACGCCTAGCCACGGAGGCCTACCCCCGGACGCCTCCGAGCTTGCGAACAGCGGCAGGGCCGGTCTCGTGGAGACCGGCCCTGCCGCTGTTTTCACGTTTTCAAGCCGGGCCCGGGAGAAGAATCAGTTCTTGCCGGCCTTGCCGCTGTCGATCAGCTCGTGGTCGTGGTCGTAGCCGGGCTCCTCGTCCAGTTCCTTGTTGAACACGAGGAAGCGGTAGGCGAAGAAGCGGACGACCGTGGCGACCAGGATGCCGACGACGCCCGCGAGGAACAGCAGGTTCTTGTCCTCGATGTGCATCCAGTACTTGGCGATCGCCGTCAGGCCCGTGGAGATGCCGATGCCGATGCCGTTGATGATGACGAACATCACGAACTCGCGCACCACATTCGGCTGGCGGCGGT
This portion of the Arthrobacter woluwensis genome encodes:
- a CDS encoding WhiB family transcriptional regulator gives rise to the protein MGQTERIQDENFTPGQAAYQATRTVPEDWFLDPADPERAQRFRQDAARSLEDQATAFLTAHEPAEAEPASPEDELDPPLELFARPEPSGLAAAFTILPGREVGDESELSWQAESLCAQTDPEAFFPEKGGSTRDAKKVCAACTVRQQCLEYALANDERFGIWGGLSERERRRLRKRAV
- a CDS encoding GtrA family protein, with protein sequence MVNKLADRIRGLASLFWREVAKFGAVGGIAFVIDNGLTYWLMHGIMDDSEAKARFVGATVATIFSWLANRFWTFRHRRQPNVVREFVMFVIINGIGIGISTGLTAIAKYWMHIEDKNLLFLAGVVGILVATVVRFFAYRFLVFNKELDEEPGYDHDHELIDSGKAGKN
- a CDS encoding TIGR03089 family protein codes for the protein MSLPPGAPRLTWYGPDGERVELSGKVLDNWVAKTANFLQDELDAAPGGSIALDLPGHWKSSVLALAALNLGLTVRPGTPGNDEELSASDLVATADAGLLGRAGEVDTQLVAVSLGALAPRWPGTLPAGVVDYAAEVRSHGDVFLPWMDPTGQEMLLVSEDQAYDDAGLAAFATPTEQGARVLVHAADGLTSVLAHSLGAWLAGGSVVLVHESVPVTERLLESERVTSGGARDA